In a genomic window of Nicotiana tabacum cultivar K326 unplaced genomic scaffold, ASM71507v2 Un00011, whole genome shotgun sequence:
- the LOC107772353 gene encoding cinnamyl alcohol dehydrogenase 2-like, whose translation MAKSCENGHPVKAFGWAARDTSGILSPFNFSRRATGKKDVQFKVMYCGICHSDLHQLKNEWSNSIYPMVPGHEIVGVVTEVGSKVEKFKVGDKVGVGYFVESCRKCENCSNNLENYCPGQIMTTNGTYSDGTITYGGYSDIMISDEHYVVHWPDNLPMKAAPLLCAGITTYSPLKYFGLDKPGMHIGVVGLGGLGHMAVKFAKAFGTKVTVISTSTSKKQEAIERLGADSFLVSRDPDQMQAATGSLDGIIDTVSAIHPLLPLINLLKTHGKLVMVGAPEKPLELPVFPLLLGRKLVAGSAIGGIKETQEMVDFAAKHNITPDVEVVPMDYVNRALDRLLKSDVKYRFVLDVGNTLNNS comes from the exons AGCCACGGGTAAAAAGGATGTGCAATTTAAAGTTATGTATTGTGGAATTTGCCATTCTGATCTTCATCAGCTCAAGAATGAATGGAGTAATAGCATATATCCAATGGTACCTGG GCATGAGATTGTCGGTGTGGTAACCGAAGTTGGTAGCAAGGTAGAAAAGTTTAAAGTCGGAGACAAAGTAGGGGTTGGATACTTTGTAGAATCTTGTCGAAAATGTGAAAACTGTAGCAACAATCTCGAGAATTACTGTCCTGGTCAAATAATGACAACCAATGGTACTTACTCTGACGGAACCATAACGTATGGAGGTTACTCCGATATCATGATTTCTGATGAACATTATGTAGTTCATTGGCCTGACAATTTGCCAATGAAAGCCGCTCCTTTACTATGTGCTGGAATTACAACATATAGTCCTTTGAAATATTTTGGACTTGATAAGCCTGGAATGCACATTGGTGTTGTTGGTCTTGGTGGTCTTGGTCATATGGCTGTGAAATTTGCTAAGGCATTTGGAACTAAAGTGACTGTTATTAGTACATCTACTAGTAAAAAACAAGAAGCAATTGAGCGTTTGGGTGCGGACTCATTTTTGGTTAGCCGTGACCCTGACCAAATGCAG GCTGCAACAGGCTCGCTTGATGGCATCATTGATACTGTCTCTGCAATTCACCCTCTTCTTCCATTGATTAATTTGTTGAAAACTCATGGGAAGCTTGTAATGGTTGGCGCACCAGAAAAACCACTAGAGTTGCCCGTATTTCCCTTGcttttag GAAGGAAGCTAGTAGCAGGGAGTGCCATAGGAGGGATAAAGGAGACACAAGAGATGGTAGATTTCGCAGCAAAGCATAACATTACACCAGATGTTGAAGTCGTGCCAATGGACTATGTGAATAGAGCTTTGGACCGTCTTTTGAAATCGGATGTTAAGTACCGTTTTGTACTTGACGTTGGCAATACATTGAACAACAGTTAG
- the LOC142178870 gene encoding uncharacterized protein LOC142178870: MANQVIIGALFQEGTSQVRPPYFNGQYFSHWKVHMEIYAKAYDVKVWRVIKKGNYPLPAATPPLVDPENIDSYTKEQMEVVQVNNKARNLLSNAISGEEYEKNSSCDTTKEMWDKLEVTYEGTSKVKETHINMLVYDYELFSMKEGESIEEMFARFSKIISDLKVFGKAYTSSDQVKNILRSLPTTWQTKVVTLESQDLNKLSYDELQGELIAFEKILLKNTSQEEKRKTVAFKASTEIAENEIGDDPEALQEEIAMLSRNMDDLMRRFRNMRKGRIPPRRSKQYNDQDKNDGKCYKCGRFGHIQAECPDLKRKFSKGFNKNKSF; the protein is encoded by the coding sequence atggcaaaTCAAGTTATCATAGGAGCTCTCTTCCAGGAAGGAACTTCACAAGTTAGACCACCATACTTCAATGGACAATATTTCTCTCACTGGAAAGTGCATATGGAGATCTATGCCAAGGCATACGATGTTAAAGTTTGGAgagtcatcaaaaaggggaactaTCCCCTGCCAGCTGCTACTCCACCACTTGTTGATCCTGAAAATATAGATTCATATACAAAAGAGCAAATGGAAGTGGTACAAGTTAACAATAAAGCGAGAAACCTGCTTTCTAATGCCATAAGTGGTGAAGAGTATGAAAAAAACTCTAGTTGTGACACAACCAAAGAAATGTGGGACAAGCTTGAGGTTACATACGAAGGAACCAGCAAAGTAAAGGAAACACATATCAACATGTTGGTTTATGATTACGAACTCTTTTCAATGAAAGAAGGAGAGTCTATTGAAGAGATGTTTGCTagatttagcaaaataattagcGATCTAAAAGTGTTTGGCAAAGCATATACGAGTAGTGATCAAGTCAAAAATATTCTCAGAAGCCTACCAACCACTTGGCAGACCAAAGTAGTCACACTTGAATCTCAGGATCTAAATAAGTTATCCTATGATGAACTACAAGGAGAACTCATAGCCTTTGAAAAGATACTTCTCAAGAATACTAgtcaagaagaaaaaaggaaaacagTCGCATTCAAAGCCTCAACTGAAATAGCTGAAAATGAAATCGGTGATGATCCTGAAGCTCTACAAGAAGAGATTGCTATGCTATCAAGAAATATGGATGACTTGATGAGAAGATTTAGGAATATGAGGAAAGGAAGAATTCCACCTAGGCGATCCAAGCAATACAATGACCAGGACAAGAATGATGGAAAATGTTATAAGTGTGGAAGATTTGGACACATTCAAGCTGAGTGCCCAGATCTaaaaagaaaattttccaaaGGCTTTAACAAGAACAAATCTTTTTGA